The sequence CCCGAGGTGTTCCGAATGGGGGATGACGGACCTGCAGAAGCATATGTTGATGAAGTGCCGGAGTCTGCGGAGCAAACGGCAGTTGAAGCGCAGGAGGGCTGTCCTGTTTCAGTAATAACAGTAGAATAATCGGAAAGAGCGCTTCCTTCTGAGGGAAATGATCCAATCAGACGGGGGCGTTTTTTATACAGTGGGAAGTGGATTCAGGCCGTGGAAGAAGGAGGAATACTATGAGTGAATATATTAACAATCGCGAAATGAGGCAAAATGCGATTAAAGAGATCATTAAAAAGCTTCATGAAGGAAAATCAGTGGAAGAGGTAAAGCAGCTGTTTGAGGAGGCTTTTCAAGGTGTGTCTGCCTCTGAAATTTCTGCGGCTGAGGCTGCTCTGATCGCAGATGGTCTGCCGGTGGAGGAGGTACAGAAGCTTTGTGATGTACACGCCTCGGTTTTTAAAGGCTCTATTGAAGAAATCCATCAGCCGGATGATCCAACCTTAATTCCTGGACATCCGTTAAATGTGCTGGTCAGAGAAAATAAGAAAATTACTCATATTATTGAAAACGGAATCCGTCCGAATCTGGTTCTTACAAAAGAGAATGTTAAGGAAGAATTTTCAAAGCTTAGGGAAGGCGTAAATCAATTAAAAGACTTGTCCGTTCATTATGGGAAGAAAGAAAATCTGCTGTTTCCATACATGGAGAAATACGGAATCACGGCACCTCCAAAGGTCATGTGGGGAGTGGATGATGAGATCAGGGATCAAGTGAAAGAAACCGTGGAATTGCTTGATCAGAACGGAAAAATCAATGAGTCCCTGATACAGAAGATTGAAAAATTACTGGATAAGATCACGGAAATGATTTTTAAAGAAGAAAATATCATGGTTCCAATGCTTTTAGAACAGCTGACTCAGGAAGAGTGGAAAACAATAGCTGATGAAAGCGGAGAAATAGGTTTTATGATCGACCATGTTCCGCAATGGAATCCGGCCGCAGCCGACAAGGAAAAGGATAAGACAGGGATAAAAGGAGCAGGAGAAGCAGGTCTTGTAAAACTTCCTTCCGGAGAATTTAAGTTAGAAGAGCTGACTTCCATGTTAAATACGCTCCCCTTTGACATTACCTTTGTAAATAAGGATGATGTGGTAAAGTATTTTTCAGAAGGAAAGGAGCGGGCTTTCCCGAGAACAAAAGCCATTATCGGAAGAAATG is a genomic window of Lacrimispora sphenoides containing:
- a CDS encoding ferredoxin is translated as MKATVDREGCIECGLCASICPEVFRMGDDGPAEAYVDEVPESAEQTAVEAQEGCPVSVITVE
- a CDS encoding DUF438 domain-containing protein; the encoded protein is MSEYINNREMRQNAIKEIIKKLHEGKSVEEVKQLFEEAFQGVSASEISAAEAALIADGLPVEEVQKLCDVHASVFKGSIEEIHQPDDPTLIPGHPLNVLVRENKKITHIIENGIRPNLVLTKENVKEEFSKLREGVNQLKDLSVHYGKKENLLFPYMEKYGITAPPKVMWGVDDEIRDQVKETVELLDQNGKINESLIQKIEKLLDKITEMIFKEENIMVPMLLEQLTQEEWKTIADESGEIGFMIDHVPQWNPAAADKEKDKTGIKGAGEAGLVKLPSGEFKLEELTSMLNTLPFDITFVNKDDVVKYFSEGKERAFPRTKAIIGRNVSNCHPPASVHIVEKIVEDFKTGRKDQEDFWIKMAGKYILIRYYAVRSHEGEYLGVLEVTQDIKPIQEITGEKRLISE